The DNA sequence TTTCAACGGTTGTCTTAATACAATTCAAACCAAAATTCACACGCGTAAATGCTTCAATTTATATCGTAACAAGAGGTAAAAATTCTTTactacaaaaatatttaactcAGCTCGTTTGAAGCTACGAAGTTGGGAAAATTCTACGGAAATTTTTACTACCGTTGTAGTATAAGGCACGCCTAATCTTTGGATAGAATAGTTTGTTCAGACAATAATTTTCCACtcattttgattgaaaaattggccaaattgtGAACGAAATCTGCCAAGGTTACAAAAATGAGGCCGAAGTAAATGGTGCTtgctaattatttgaaatcttccgtttacgatttttccagaaaatattcaattcgttgaaaatactgtttcaaattgtcgaaattttcacgttttctgGATGAAAAGTATTTGAATGATTGAAGTGCCATCATCATGTTAAACGTACTTATAGCTACGGTCAAAATGAGCTAAGATATTTGAcattaattttctcaaatctcCGTTTGTAAAAGAGTACTTTGTTACGGATCAGTACTCATTATAAAATAACTTCAGTTTGAATCACTTTTACAGTCGTCCCGCTCTATTAGTACGTTGAattctgattttcaaaatcaatttctttaaTCCGACGTATTATCCTTCTCAGTCGTTATTACGGATCTCAATTTCGACAATTATTTGCATATTTTGAACGATAATTACTCGTTTTAATTGTCTACTACGTCAAATCAATGTACTTGATTAGAAGATATTAATTAATAGATAACTAAGCTAGCGTGATTTTTATCTTTACTTTGACATTAGAGCTTACGATGATGTAGTTATTTCACTGATGATGAAACTTCGAAACGAATACATATAGCAATATACGAAAAATCTAATCCTATTAATAGAGACaaagtaattataataaataacaaaaactgATTATAAAACACCCGCATGTATACAGTAATGCTAGTTGaggaaaacaataataatgataataatattaatagtaataataatacgtcATAGTATTGAGGAAAATTGACGCTAATATATTGCTCATCGAAATCtacgttttcttttcaatcgaAATTTGGACAAGATTATAAACTAATCCAGAAACTTTCCGTAGAGTACGGTGAAGTTatgaatacaattttttggaaatccgGTCGATTCGcagaatttactttttttcaataggttcaagacaattttttatttttttagtttatcttttcttttttaaatttcagcaTTAAGTTTTCAGGGGTAATCGAATACTATTaaagttataatattttacgtcGTGACCTGCAAGACACAGCACCTCGTTATAAAAACGCGACGCTGCTTTgtctaataaaaataaactgcaaaagtttttttaatgattccATTCTGTCCTGCAAGCTGAAGCTAAGGTTCGCCTAGTTTTTGTTCCCTGTTTTATACCTGAAAAACTTCAATAAAcgaggaagaaaatatttactgcaATAGCAAAAATACAGGCACGTGCGACAGAATTCTGGTTTaacaattcacaattttttctaactaTGCTCacttacattttcaaaaaaaatcgttgatattttatgtaccatgagtatacatatataattgtaatgaattttgtttctaACTTGACCATTCAATTAAACCAGTTTTCaaccaatttcaaaacaaattcTCACCTCTCAGCCAAAAAGCCAAAAAATCTCAGAAATCGGCCGATATTAAGCTTGCCTTACATCGCAACCTATTctgaaatgtcaaaaatcttACGATTTTTAAATGATCTCCATATATCCTTATTCATGCCATCTGTATTAAATTAGGCACACCAATTTTCAAGGTTACGACAAGATCAAGTCTCTACTATATCAAACGAAATAGTAAACAAATTCCTACCACCGAATTAATCCTATAATCTTAATATCTCAAACGATGTTTCATATCTCTTCAGTATAACATGTAAATTATATCTTTTCCAAACATTTCTCGAAAGTTTACAACTTTCACAACTACCGGCTTTTGTAGCGTCGCGTACGGATTGGACGAAATACACCCGGTATCAAAATTCACATGCGCACTGCTCCGAAACCACGCATCGACTAACGCCGCCGTTTGGGTGTCGGATAATCGGTATCTCaaatccctccccccccccccccccccgccctccTTCCCGTCAACACGCGCGCCCCCTTCCGCCGGTCTGACCACCCTTCGCCAGCTCCTCTAACAATAATCATGATGCGACAATTGAACGTATGAGCGGGTGTGATATCCGTAACTCAGTCTGTACCCTAAGGGTTACGTGTCATCTGAATGGTGAAAGTATTCCTTATATATGCAAAAAACCGATTCAAAGCTTGCTGGTCAACCACTGAGGGAATTTTCTCTGGCGGTATCAAGAAAGAACTAGTCAAGTACATTTTACAAATGCACCAACAAATGCTTGGACTAACTCTAAGAGATGTATTCGAAAATTGGGAACGTCACTAGTGACGAAGGAGGAATGGACAATGCTGTAGTGCAATGTTGCGCAAACTTctcataataatatttgtaagACGTGGATGGTTTAGGAACTTAAATTTGGTACTTTTGCTGGCAGTATAGTGCAAGTATGCTCAACAGGTTACAACACAGAGATCGTTTCTGTGTGTGGATAAAGCATTTCACTGATACTGTTCACTTGTACGAATGGCAGGGTAGAAAAATTCCGGTATACAACGGAATAATCTTGCTGCTACTGCAAGACACCGATATTGCTATAGCCTTCTAAagaattgtaggaaatttagAAGCAAATATTCTTGTTCATGTTGACCATCCTACTGCCACGCTTGTTCGCAATGTTAGAAATTTAAACTTGTATACCCTATGTAAGTATACGTATTTAATTACATAATATATCTAGTTCGGAACCGTCggattattatttacatataattCCACGGCATAGGTTATTCCAAATGCAaagcaaataattatttaatgttGATAACAACGAGTTCCGTTTAACAATAGCAATAAATTTGTACTCGATAGTAACGTtagtacacatatacatatgcgtACACGCAATTCCTCGGAATATACGGTCTAACTGCTACCACATCTTTTATATTATCACGAAGTATCcctaattttgaatttaaatcacGAGGCTGTTGTAAGCCTCATCCAATACGTTCGGTCTGCTGAGTGGAACCAAAGTTTTTACTCTAATTCAGAgctttttttcacacacttatacgaatattaaacgaaattatacaatgtttgaataattttattatcaaccGTAATACATGTACAACAATATGATAATTTGGTATTttacaacaataatattaataataataataataataagtgaaCTTTTGTAGCGGTTTCATGTGTActttgttatatgtatatatatataataatatatatacattatacatgtaatatattataatatcagtATTCAAAGTATAATTATCAATACACAcggttatacgtataaaagtTGACGTGTTTTCCCTTAAATCCCCATATTTGAACAATTATACACGACAAATTCGGCACATTCtgtacatttttcattaattttgccGTTCCCTTGAACGGACCCATTCTCTCTGCAGACAAGTAGAAGCCAAAAAGTATTTGTTCTCAGCGAGTTTTTtcatgtcgaaaaataattaaaacaattcGATTCCCCGGCTATTATTCAATGACTATACCCACGCAGGGTCATCCAGGCATTATTTTACACTTTCCAAAACGTTGGTGGCTAATAAAGCGTAAATTTCCGTTACTGGATTGAGGAATCTGTCCCGTAACAATTTCCATCTCTTAACTTAATCTTTAGCAACTATggctttgaaaataattgtttttttcttcaatatttggCTTCatggtttattttattttaaaactctTTGTGAACTTTGTTTTGTATTGTTCTCCAAAAGTTACAGTGatcgaagaatatttttgatcCTTAAATTACAGCGTTATTCGCAGATTCTTATCGAACTCTATCtgtatattttcattacaGAGGGTAAAGTATAGATTCTAGATGAATTTCTATGATTGATGCGTTATGATtagttttcaacgatttttttattacttcatcGAATTTCGATGAATTCTCGATTAAACCACTTTTCAGGGAATCAcctgatgagaaaaaaatcgtctgaTAACAGTTGATTCACGTATAGAGGAATTTTAAAGGTTTTCGAGAAAGTTTCAGCAAAccgtacaaaaataattaattctattctaacacctaatatacatatatatgtgtatatacccAATACTTATATCGGTGTTTGAAAAGATGAATTGAAAACCTaactgaatttttctgaaaatctcGATAATTCCTCTATTATATAGCGTAAAAGTTTTGAAAGCATCGAAATATCCTTGACATttccatataaaaaaaaactagtagatttgcagttttttttccaggatACTAGTCAATGAAATACAGATTCGGAGGGTTCATATAATTACGATCGAACTTCACAACAGGTGAGTCCGTTTGATCGTTCAATTCTTTTGGCTGAAATATGTTCTCTGATGTAAAATTTCTTGacgaaaataagaaatgagattattttacgagaaaaaaaggcATCTATAAAAATACTATCTTGCCAAACTCATTGAAACAATACTTTTCGCTTGTGCGAATAATTCACCAGTGTATAGTTTCAGGAGTTTGTACAGTTGAATATCAATagttgtttaataattttattacaagacAGTCGCAGGTCAAGTATCTATCAAATTATTACATCTATAAACTACAGTGTTTCCCTCAAAATTTAAATAGTGTAAACTAAAAGAGGCTAAAAAACTGccttaaaaatgaaaaattaagtaGAATCGACtcgatattattatcgttCAATATTCAATTGTCCAAGATTTCACTCATattgatttcgataaaaaaatcgcTCTACTCAATAGACTATTGAGTGAAGAGAAATCTAGTGCAacgaatttgtgaaaaaaaattgtttttcaaaaaaaattagttatcGTAGAGTGAAATTGCACGATTCTAAGAACTTTTTCACCATTTCCAAACAGTTTGGCATTCAAAATCGAAATCGAAGCTCTTGTGTGTAATTTAAGTTCAGACCACAGCCTTAAGATCCATATCGATCTAGATACATATAATACCTCAGCGTGCAATAGTCTTGCGCCGACAATCTGCGTACAACATACCATTTCGCAACCGAGCTTACATTCGTGTAATATTagcagtatacatatataattttaatttttaactagACCGCAtcacgaatataataatttgacgaaCACTCGACGTGAAACCATCTGTAACGTGCAACaagttaccaaaaaaaaagaagtcacGATTTTCAACTGTACAACCTCCTTAAGAGTCAACACCAGCACCAGACAAAACTGCGTAATAATCACGACTTCCATTCTACCTTCATCCTTAAAGGTCGTTCTTATAGTATTTGTGACTAAAAAATTCTCCGCCGACATCGGGAAATGTGAGAAACATCGCCGAAGCCTCGCGAGTCATAGAAACAAACCCTTTGgcccattttttttccatagaaATTCATCATGCATCGGAGTCGGCGCGCCTTTCTCGCAACCCTTACGAGCACCCCTCTCAACGCACATAATATACAAACATACATGCCTCGAGGCGAATTATCACGTCTTGGTACTCCATTCGACTCGAGCCGACTCGACGTCTCAGCTCCGCTTCCTTCAAAGGCTCGAGCCTCCTCGTCGTCGAGACCGAGTACCGGACTATGAAACTGTGGCTATCTGACACGTCCTTTGCTCGGGTTCGCTGTCCTCGTCTGATTCGCTGGCCCAGGAGGGCTGCCGCTCCTGTCACATCTCCCCGTCACTCTCGACCATCCGATTGGTCGAACCGGGAACTCCGTCGTCCAGCACCTCCGTCACCTTCTCGATCGCGAGATTCAagttaaattattaaaatttcgagGGGGGGAATGGAGGGAAAACACTCATCGATTTGTCTCTGTTAGCTATAGACCAGGATTCAAACTGAGTAACACATTTTGAGTGGAATGTCCAGTACTACGTAAGAACAATAAGTTTTGCAAACAAAAGTTTTACGCTTTAGAGGGAGGTGTAGGATGGTTCTTTTGCTAAGAAACTCATGCaaactgaataataattaagggACATTTATCTTCATACCAAATAATGTTAAATCTTCGATTTGGTGATTTGAATGCCTGCATTAGACTACGACTTGTGAGAATCCTGAGTGTTTAAAGTTTAttgcagaattatttttctgttgaATTCGTCTTAATTTCCGTACAGAAGTTCAAGGCGCCTTCGGCCTCTTCTTACTAAACGACTTATCAACAAGGTAGTTGTTTGTATCATCTTATACCCCTCTAAAAACACCGAAACTTTCTTCAACGACACTTTTATGTGAAGTAAATGTTTTCCGAGACTTTTGCCCTTTCCACAAAAAAGGATATTCTctacaattcaattcaaactgaattcataaatatttccttcaattttatatAGAATTTCTGAGACATAAACTAATTCCAGCTAAAATTCCGAAagattcgagaatattttatcgaattttcagcTATTTTCAagacttcttttttctctctttataggtatatagcaGACGGTATCTCCCGGAAACGCGTTATTGGATTTTTCTCTTAAGCGAACTCATCAAACGGCATTATACTCACCAAGACATCTTCGAACCGATCGTAGCTTTCTGGCCGCGTATTGAGCAGGCTTTCCCCCACGCAATCTGCACCCCCGCTGAGCTGACTTCCACGACGCGATAAGGCGCTGGATAGTATGTGGAGTAACGAGAGTACAGCTAGCAAAGCAGCTAGAACCAAGCCAATCACAATCGGTATCTGCAGTTCTAGTCAACGTTTATATTGGGGGGCGTAAATCAGCCTCTAGGTATAAATAGTATTGACATGTAGAAATCGGTCTTCATTATGCGAGAACAATATCCACCCGGCAGGGTCGCCACTTTACCtggaaatttggaaaacttgGAATAGTCAGAGTTTTTTGTttagcataaaaaattttaatttaataaccCTAGAAAGTTTTGTGTCGTACTAAATGTCAAAGTTTTAGCGAATTGCTCAGTATAtctgtataggtataaaccTATTCCGTGATTCaattttaaacgaaaatttttaatacaatttacAATTACAAGGACTTTAAAGTAAATAACGAATTATCTTTAAcaactgattaaattttttattatatattataatatattgtatccAAAGGATAtctggaaaatctggaaatgttaaagaattttacaataaaaataagtggCAACCCTGATTCCTGTTTCGTGTTCATTATCGATATATTACCCGCAGTTGAATATGCAGCATTTGGAGTTATAACGATCTCAGAAGCGAGTCAAATCTCATTTGCAATTGCTAATTGAGATGAATAATTCTTCACAAGTTGTAATTTCGAAACGGAACCGTACCAGCAACAAATGATAACCATAGCCTGTGCGGTTTCCATGCCAAAATGCAGGCTAAGGGTAGATAGAAAATGGCTCTCCGCCATCCCCCGGTTATCGCAAGAACTCCGGACCAGCAGCCCCAGCAGAGAGAATCGtcatttctataaaaaaagtaGACAAATCTCAGTTGCAGTTAGCCCCAAATAAACTCATATTTCGATATTCATTACACACCTTACAGACGTGTTTAATGTAACATTAATCAGCTATAATACCAAAACCACACAGTTTGCAATGTATAACACAACTGACTGTTCGTAATTGAATAGAAACTTGTGAGTAAGTCAGGTTGAACGTGTGGGTGAATGTGATCGTAGATTCTGGTAAGACGTGTGGCAACTGATTACCTCAGGTTGACGAAAATTCACTCAAATTAGTCACTTCTGGTTTCCTAGGCCGGTCGCTGGGTGTATTTAAGTTGAACTTAGTTCCTCGACTATGTATACAGTCGGGTTGTTCGCGCGTAAATTCTACCGTATTAATCCCACCGTACAAAGTTCACCTACGTATACGAGAAGTTAGTCGCGAGTGTAGAAGACCAGAAGTAAGAGTAGTTCAAGCTCCGGGCGCTCGTAGACCAATTCGGACGAAATTGGTCCAAACCTCTGTCGCTGCCTGTTGAAACGCCCCCTTTCTCGGTCGTCGCGAATTCCCCCGATTTAGTTGTGCAAAATGCGTCGCTGTAAGTTGGCAAAGGTATAAAATCTCCCTAATTTCCCGcccccctctctttctctctctctctctcgatcgccaagtaaattttgttttggtATCCAATCAACGCTCCCTCGTTTTCCGATGGAATCGGGAAACGCAGTGATTATGTGTGATTGACTAATTGAGGGCTTTCGCTCGTTCCGAAATTCGGCTGCTGCAAGGGGCTCGATTTCCCgatgaaaattggaatttcCAGCGCGCCAACCACGCCGCGAATTTGCTGAATTTTCCCACATTTTTCTTCCCCGTAGACTCGAGTACTGAGAAGCAGAAAACGTCGCGCCGATTCATCTCCGTCTGT is a window from the Diprion similis isolate iyDipSimi1 chromosome 6, iyDipSimi1.1, whole genome shotgun sequence genome containing:
- the LOC124407303 gene encoding uncharacterized protein LOC124407303; the encoded protein is MGFYVTAASVVIFFMEITWAVSLFIQVCIRNDDSLCWGCWSGVLAITGGWRRAIFYLPLACILAWKPHRLWLSFVAAALLAVLSLLHILSSALSRRGSQLSGGADCVGESLLNTRPESYDRFEDVLKVTEVLDDGVPGSTNRMVESDGEM